The Erigeron canadensis isolate Cc75 chromosome 4, C_canadensis_v1, whole genome shotgun sequence genome window below encodes:
- the LOC122595530 gene encoding dynamin-related protein 3A-like isoform X2, translating into MADDPLAPSTPQQHHQPPPPPSPSPSSSNAAAAPLGHNVIPIVNKLQDIFAQLGSSSTIELPQVAVVGSQSSGKSSVLEALVGRDFLPRGSDICTRRPLVLQLLQTKRKPDGADEEYGEFLHVPGKRFYNFNDIRNEIQAETDREAGGNKGVSDKQIRLKIFSPNVLDITLVDLPGITKVPVGDQPTDIEARIRTMIMSYIKLPSCLILAVTPANSDLANSDALQIAGNADPDGYRTIGVITKLDIMDRGTDARNFLLGKVIPLRLGFIGVVNRSQEDIMFNRTIKDALIAEEKFFRSRPVYNELADRCGVPQLAKKLNQILVQHIKTVLPGLKSRISAALVSVAKEHASYGEITESKAGMGALLLNILSKYSEAFSSMIEGKNEEMSTSELSGGARIHYIFQSIFVKSLEEVDPCEDLTDDDIRTAIQNATGPRSALFVPEVPFEVLIRRQIGRLLDPSLQCARFIYDELIKMSHRCMVNELQRFPVLRKRMDDVIGNFLRDGLQPSETMIGHIVEMEMDYINTSHPNFIGGSKAVETAMQQVKSSKIATTLSRQKDGLEPEKAPQSEKGIKSRAMLARPINGIVTEQHNQPGSRAVTEVEKSASGSTSWGISSLFGGYDNRISAKENPANKLFSDPVQAMDHSFSLIHLREPPTVLRPSDTHSDQESIEIHVTKLLLRSYYDIVRKNIEDSVPKAIMHFLVNHTKRELHNVFIKKLYRDDLFEQMLQEPDEVATKRRRTRDMLRVLQQAFRTLDELPLEAETVERGYSLTNNDTTGLPKIHGLPTSSFYTSSSGSADYTASPKNQRSRKSHSGELQSPYYGNVESNGLSYG; encoded by the exons ATGGCAGACGATCCACTAGCTCCATCCACACCACAACAACACCACcaaccgccaccgccaccgtcACCGTCACCGTCATCATCCAACGCCGCCGCCGCGCCGTTAGGTCACAACGTGATTCCGATCGTTAATAAGTTACAAGATATTTTCGCTCAGCTAGGTAGCTCATCGACTATTGAGCTACCTCAGGTTGCTGTTGTTGGTAGCCAGAGTAGCGGTAAGTCTAGTGTCCTTGAAGCGCTCGTCGGCCGTGACTTTTTGCCACGTGGATCGGATATCTGTACTCGTAGGCCGCTTGTGCTTCAGCTTTTGCAAACGAAACGGAAACCGGATGGTGCTGATGAAGAGTATGGCGAGTTTTTGCATGTTCCTGGGAAGCGGTTTTATAATTTCAACGATATTCGTAACGAAATTCAG GCCGAGACAGATAGGGAAGCAGGTGGAAACAAGGGCGTTTCTGACAAGCAGATCCGTTTAAAGATCTTTTCACCTAATGTACTTGATATCACCCTGGTAGATTTACCTGGTATAACAAAAGTTCCCGTTGGTGATCAGCCAACTGACATTGAAGCTCGTATCAGGACAATGATAATGTCATACATTAAGCTTCCCAGCTGTTTAATCTTAGCTGTCACACCAGCAAATTCTGATCTTGCTAATTCAGATGCGCTCCAGATTGCTGGAAATGCAGATCCTGATG GTTATCGCACAATTGGTGTTATTACAAAG TTGGATATCATGGACAGAGGTACAGATGCTCGGAATTTTTTGCTTGGGAAAGTTATTCCCCTTCGACTCGGTTTTATTGGTGTTGTAAATCGTAGTCAAGAG GACATAATGTTCAACCGGACTATCAAAGATGCTCTAATTGCTGAGGAGAAATTCTTTCGCAGTCGTCCA GTTTATAATGAGCTAGCAGATCGTTGTGGTGTGCCGCAACTGGCAAAAAAGTTAAACCAG ATTTTGGTGCAACATATCAAAACAGTGCTGCCCGGGTTGAAGTCACGTATCAGTGCTGCATTAGTTTCTGTAGCTAAAGAACATGCTAGTTATGGGGAAATCACAGAGTCAAAG GCTGGCATGGGAGCTCTTCTTCTGAATATTCTTTCTAAGTATTCGGAAG CCTTCTCTTCAATGATCGAGGGGAAGAATGAAGAGATGTCAACATCTGAGTTGTCGGGAGGAGCAAGAATACACTATATTTTCCAGTCAATATTTGTGAAGAGTTTGGAG GAGGTAGATCCTTGCGAAGATCTGACTGATGATGATATTCGAACAGCCATACAAAATGCAACTGGCCCTAGATCTGCATTATTTGTTCCTGAA GTTCCATTTGAAGTTCTTATCAGAAGACAGATTGGTCGGTTGCTAGATCCAAGCCTTCAGTGTGCAAGGTTTATCTATGATGAGTTGATAAAG ATGAGCCATAGGTGTATGGTCAATGAGCTGCAGAGGTTTCCTGTCCTCAGGAAGAGGATGGATGATGTTATTGGGAATTTTTTAAGAGACGGGCTTCAGCCTTCTGAGACTATGATTGGCCACATTGTTGAAATGGAG ATGGACTACATAAACACTTCACACCCAAATTTTATTGGTGGGAGTAAAGCAGTAGAAACTGCAATGCAGCAAGTAAAATCTTCGAAGATTGCAACAACACTTTCAAGGCAAAAG GATGGATTGGAGCCTGAAAAAGCTCCACAATCTGAAAAAGGTATTAAGTCGCGAGCAATGCTTGCCCGGCCAATCAATGGGATTGTTACAGAACAG CATAATCAACCTGGGTCACGGGCAGTCACCGAGGTTGAGAAGTCAGCTAGCG GAAGCACAAGCTGGGGAATCTCATCACTTTTTGGTGGTTATGATAATCGAATTTCTGCCAAGGAAAATCCTGCAAACAAACTGTTTAGTGATCCAGTTCAGGCTATGGATCATTCGTTTTCACTGATCCATCTGAGGGAG CCGCCAACAGTTTTGAGGCCCTCAGACACTCATTCTGATCAGGAGAGTATTGAGATCCATGTTACAAAGCTATTGTTAAGGTCATATTATGACATTGTCAGAAAGAACATTGAGGACTCTGTGCCCAAGGCAATTATGCACTTTCTG GTTAACCATACCAAGAGAGAACTCCACAATGTCTTTATTAAGAAGTTGTACAG AGACGATCTGTTTGAGCAAATGTTACAAGAACCAGATGAAGTTGCTACGAAACGAAGACGTACCCGGGATATGCTACGTGTTCTTCAGCAAGCTTTTCGG ACGTTGGATGAACTACCATTAGAAGCAGAAACCGTGGAGCGGGGTTACAGCTTGACAAATAATGACACAACTGGCCTTCCAAAGATTCATGGTCTTCCAACATCGTCATTCTATACGTCAAGTAGTGGTTCAGCTGATTATACAGCTTCTCCAAAGAACCAAAGGTCGCGGAAATCCCATTCAGGAGAGTTGCAGTCACCTTATTATGGCAATGTAGAATCCAATG GTTTGTCATATGGTTGA
- the LOC122595530 gene encoding dynamin-related protein 3A-like isoform X1 produces MADDPLAPSTPQQHHQPPPPPSPSPSSSNAAAAPLGHNVIPIVNKLQDIFAQLGSSSTIELPQVAVVGSQSSGKSSVLEALVGRDFLPRGSDICTRRPLVLQLLQTKRKPDGADEEYGEFLHVPGKRFYNFNDIRNEIQAETDREAGGNKGVSDKQIRLKIFSPNVLDITLVDLPGITKVPVGDQPTDIEARIRTMIMSYIKLPSCLILAVTPANSDLANSDALQIAGNADPDGYRTIGVITKLDIMDRGTDARNFLLGKVIPLRLGFIGVVNRSQEDIMFNRTIKDALIAEEKFFRSRPVYNELADRCGVPQLAKKLNQILVQHIKTVLPGLKSRISAALVSVAKEHASYGEITESKAGMGALLLNILSKYSEAFSSMIEGKNEEMSTSELSGGARIHYIFQSIFVKSLEEVDPCEDLTDDDIRTAIQNATGPRSALFVPEVPFEVLIRRQIGRLLDPSLQCARFIYDELIKMSHRCMVNELQRFPVLRKRMDDVIGNFLRDGLQPSETMIGHIVEMEMDYINTSHPNFIGGSKAVETAMQQVKSSKIATTLSRQKDGLEPEKAPQSEKGIKSRAMLARPINGIVTEQHNQPGSRAVTEVEKSASGSTSWGISSLFGGYDNRISAKENPANKLFSDPVQAMDHSFSLIHLREPPTVLRPSDTHSDQESIEIHVTKLLLRSYYDIVRKNIEDSVPKAIMHFLVNHTKRELHNVFIKKLYRDDLFEQMLQEPDEVATKRRRTRDMLRVLQQAFRTLDELPLEAETVERGYSLTNNDTTGLPKIHGLPTSSFYTSSSGSADYTASPKNQRSRKSHSGELQSPYYGNVESNGNGRSSLLGLYPTVE; encoded by the exons ATGGCAGACGATCCACTAGCTCCATCCACACCACAACAACACCACcaaccgccaccgccaccgtcACCGTCACCGTCATCATCCAACGCCGCCGCCGCGCCGTTAGGTCACAACGTGATTCCGATCGTTAATAAGTTACAAGATATTTTCGCTCAGCTAGGTAGCTCATCGACTATTGAGCTACCTCAGGTTGCTGTTGTTGGTAGCCAGAGTAGCGGTAAGTCTAGTGTCCTTGAAGCGCTCGTCGGCCGTGACTTTTTGCCACGTGGATCGGATATCTGTACTCGTAGGCCGCTTGTGCTTCAGCTTTTGCAAACGAAACGGAAACCGGATGGTGCTGATGAAGAGTATGGCGAGTTTTTGCATGTTCCTGGGAAGCGGTTTTATAATTTCAACGATATTCGTAACGAAATTCAG GCCGAGACAGATAGGGAAGCAGGTGGAAACAAGGGCGTTTCTGACAAGCAGATCCGTTTAAAGATCTTTTCACCTAATGTACTTGATATCACCCTGGTAGATTTACCTGGTATAACAAAAGTTCCCGTTGGTGATCAGCCAACTGACATTGAAGCTCGTATCAGGACAATGATAATGTCATACATTAAGCTTCCCAGCTGTTTAATCTTAGCTGTCACACCAGCAAATTCTGATCTTGCTAATTCAGATGCGCTCCAGATTGCTGGAAATGCAGATCCTGATG GTTATCGCACAATTGGTGTTATTACAAAG TTGGATATCATGGACAGAGGTACAGATGCTCGGAATTTTTTGCTTGGGAAAGTTATTCCCCTTCGACTCGGTTTTATTGGTGTTGTAAATCGTAGTCAAGAG GACATAATGTTCAACCGGACTATCAAAGATGCTCTAATTGCTGAGGAGAAATTCTTTCGCAGTCGTCCA GTTTATAATGAGCTAGCAGATCGTTGTGGTGTGCCGCAACTGGCAAAAAAGTTAAACCAG ATTTTGGTGCAACATATCAAAACAGTGCTGCCCGGGTTGAAGTCACGTATCAGTGCTGCATTAGTTTCTGTAGCTAAAGAACATGCTAGTTATGGGGAAATCACAGAGTCAAAG GCTGGCATGGGAGCTCTTCTTCTGAATATTCTTTCTAAGTATTCGGAAG CCTTCTCTTCAATGATCGAGGGGAAGAATGAAGAGATGTCAACATCTGAGTTGTCGGGAGGAGCAAGAATACACTATATTTTCCAGTCAATATTTGTGAAGAGTTTGGAG GAGGTAGATCCTTGCGAAGATCTGACTGATGATGATATTCGAACAGCCATACAAAATGCAACTGGCCCTAGATCTGCATTATTTGTTCCTGAA GTTCCATTTGAAGTTCTTATCAGAAGACAGATTGGTCGGTTGCTAGATCCAAGCCTTCAGTGTGCAAGGTTTATCTATGATGAGTTGATAAAG ATGAGCCATAGGTGTATGGTCAATGAGCTGCAGAGGTTTCCTGTCCTCAGGAAGAGGATGGATGATGTTATTGGGAATTTTTTAAGAGACGGGCTTCAGCCTTCTGAGACTATGATTGGCCACATTGTTGAAATGGAG ATGGACTACATAAACACTTCACACCCAAATTTTATTGGTGGGAGTAAAGCAGTAGAAACTGCAATGCAGCAAGTAAAATCTTCGAAGATTGCAACAACACTTTCAAGGCAAAAG GATGGATTGGAGCCTGAAAAAGCTCCACAATCTGAAAAAGGTATTAAGTCGCGAGCAATGCTTGCCCGGCCAATCAATGGGATTGTTACAGAACAG CATAATCAACCTGGGTCACGGGCAGTCACCGAGGTTGAGAAGTCAGCTAGCG GAAGCACAAGCTGGGGAATCTCATCACTTTTTGGTGGTTATGATAATCGAATTTCTGCCAAGGAAAATCCTGCAAACAAACTGTTTAGTGATCCAGTTCAGGCTATGGATCATTCGTTTTCACTGATCCATCTGAGGGAG CCGCCAACAGTTTTGAGGCCCTCAGACACTCATTCTGATCAGGAGAGTATTGAGATCCATGTTACAAAGCTATTGTTAAGGTCATATTATGACATTGTCAGAAAGAACATTGAGGACTCTGTGCCCAAGGCAATTATGCACTTTCTG GTTAACCATACCAAGAGAGAACTCCACAATGTCTTTATTAAGAAGTTGTACAG AGACGATCTGTTTGAGCAAATGTTACAAGAACCAGATGAAGTTGCTACGAAACGAAGACGTACCCGGGATATGCTACGTGTTCTTCAGCAAGCTTTTCGG ACGTTGGATGAACTACCATTAGAAGCAGAAACCGTGGAGCGGGGTTACAGCTTGACAAATAATGACACAACTGGCCTTCCAAAGATTCATGGTCTTCCAACATCGTCATTCTATACGTCAAGTAGTGGTTCAGCTGATTATACAGCTTCTCCAAAGAACCAAAGGTCGCGGAAATCCCATTCAGGAGAGTTGCAGTCACCTTATTATGGCAATGTAGAATCCAATGGTAATGGTCGCAGTTCACTTCTTGGTCTTTATCCTACAGTCGAGTAA